Proteins encoded together in one Flavobacterium keumense window:
- a CDS encoding VOC family protein, translating to MENHINQITLVVKDYDEAIAFYTQKLHFVLIEDTVLSDSKRWVVVAPKNSQCRLLLAKAANEEQLKSVGNQTGGRVFLFMNTDNFEREHQNLLAHQITIVRQPRIENYGKVLVFEDLYGNLWDLIEPVAKPNLHYFSTAILAIKPEVDFDTAIEALKKLQAETKLEAGNFLFELHSNTTDAKQIIVWEGFYSESDFQLHLQSNHLLNFLKQNVVDFVSGYPAIRIV from the coding sequence ATGGAAAATCACATCAATCAAATTACTTTAGTAGTTAAAGACTATGACGAAGCAATTGCTTTTTATACGCAGAAATTACATTTTGTTTTAATAGAAGATACGGTACTTAGTGATTCCAAACGTTGGGTTGTTGTTGCTCCAAAAAATTCACAATGCCGATTATTGTTGGCAAAAGCAGCCAATGAAGAACAGTTAAAATCTGTTGGGAATCAAACTGGAGGTCGTGTTTTTTTGTTTATGAATACGGATAATTTTGAAAGAGAACATCAAAATTTGTTAGCTCATCAAATTACAATTGTTCGTCAACCTAGAATTGAAAATTATGGGAAAGTATTGGTTTTTGAAGACTTGTACGGTAACTTGTGGGATTTGATTGAACCAGTTGCAAAACCTAATTTGCACTATTTTTCTACTGCTATTTTAGCAATTAAACCCGAGGTAGATTTTGATACGGCAATCGAAGCATTAAAAAAATTACAAGCAGAAACTAAGTTAGAAGCAGGTAATTTCTTATTTGAACTACATTCGAATACAACTGATGCGAAACAAATTATTGTTTGGGAGGGATTTTATTCAGAATCAGATTTTCAATTGCATTTACAATCCAATCATTTACTAAATTTCCTGAAACAAAATGTAGTTGATTTTGTTTCAGGATATCCTGCAATACGAATAGTTTAA